AAAATACTCTAATTCGTCCCTTCTTCTATACTGAGTTATTGGCATGGCGATGACCGCTCTTATCATCGACGACGAGCCGCTTGCACGGCAGGAGCTGGAGTACCTGCTGGAAAAAGCCGGCGATGTGGAAGTGCTTGCCCAGGGATCGAATGGGATTGAAGCCGTCGAACTCATCCGTGAACACAAGCCGGATGTTGTTTTTCTCGACGTTCAGATGCCCGGCCTGGACGGGTTTGCCGTCCTGAAGAAGCTCATCGGCAAAGTCGCACGCCTGCCGCAAGTGGTCTTCGCAACCGCATACGATCAGTACGCCGTGCGCGCCTTTGAGGTAAATGCGGTGGATTACCTGTTGAAGCCCTTCGACCGCGCACGTGTGGAACAGACAGTCGAAAAGGCACGCGGCCGTGTGGCTGCGGAAGCCGCAGCCGCTGCACAGGCTCCCAGTGATCCGAACAGCGCCAAGCTCGATGCCCTGATGAAGCTGCTGGAAGAACAGGCCCAACAGGCCGCCGTTCCGGCACGCGCCAGCAGCAAGGTTGTGGTGAGAGCTCAGAGCCGATTGCTGCTCGTCGATCAGAAGCACATCTGCTTTGCCGCTATCGATGAGGGCCAGATCTCCATCGTGACGCAGAACGTTGAGGGAACCTCAAACTGCCGCACCCTGGAAGAGTTGATGGACCAGTTGAATCCGGAGATCTTCTGGCGTGCGCATCGCAGCTATGTCGTGAACATCCATCACATCCGCGAAGTGGTGCCGTGGTTCAAGTCGAGCTACCAGCTCCGCATGGACGACCGCCAACAGACGGAGATTCCGGTAAGCCGTGCGCAGACGAAACGGTTGAAAGAACTGTTCAATCTGTAACCCACGCCTTACATAGCCAGAGTGAGTAAGCGCTGAAGGCGCGCTCTATACCAGCCTGGGGCAAAGCCCCAGGTCTCGGGCGTATTGAAAATCCAAGGGCTGAAGGCCCGCTCTATAGTTCTTCAGTGAAGGGCGCGTTTGTCCAATACGCCCTAATGAGGTGGATCTAAAGCTCGTGACATAAATCATGAAGAGTTTGTGCCATCCGAAGCGTCGAAAAGCAGGTCCTTCACTACGTTCAGGATGACAACTTCGTGTAGGTAAGAGCATGGAATTTGCCTCAATGTCCCTGTTGGAGAAGTCGCATGTTGCGCAGCGTATCGGCGTCGTCCGGCTTCAGCTCCAGAACCTTCTTATACAGAACCATCGCGAGATCGCCTCGTCCTGCCTTCTGGAAGAGCGCTCCCAGGTTGTAATACGGCACGATGTCAGTAGTTTTCAAGTCAATCGCCATCGCAAACTGATGCATCGCATCGTTCGTGCGCTGCTCGCTGAGGTAGAGCACACCGAGATCGGTATGCGCGGCACTACTCTTCGGATCAACGTCCAGAAGCTTCTGCCAGGCCGCCTCTGCCTCCGCATTTGCACCCATGCCCTGATACGCTGAGCCGAGATTGAGGAGGACAGCCGTGTCATCGGCTTTCTGGGCCAGCGCTGTTCGATAGGCTTCCATCGCATCGCGATACGCATTCATGGCGAGATAGACATCGCCAATGCTGGCGTAGCCATTGGGATACCTGGAATCGATCTCCAGGGCGCGGCGATATTCCTGCAATGCCTCCTGAAGCTGCCCGCGTTCGCGAAGCGTGAATCCAAGATTGAAGTGCAGCAGAGCGCTCTTCGGCGTTCCCTCAAGAGAAGTTCGATAGAGCTGAACAGGATCGGTCCAGTCTCGTGCCCGAAGCCAGGTGCGGCCGATATTCCAGAGACTCCAGCCAATGAGGCAGAGCGTAAGAACCTGTTTGACGGCTGGACGTCTGA
This genomic window from Terriglobus albidus contains:
- a CDS encoding LytR/AlgR family response regulator transcription factor; translated protein: MAMTALIIDDEPLARQELEYLLEKAGDVEVLAQGSNGIEAVELIREHKPDVVFLDVQMPGLDGFAVLKKLIGKVARLPQVVFATAYDQYAVRAFEVNAVDYLLKPFDRARVEQTVEKARGRVAAEAAAAAQAPSDPNSAKLDALMKLLEEQAQQAAVPARASSKVVVRAQSRLLLVDQKHICFAAIDEGQISIVTQNVEGTSNCRTLEELMDQLNPEIFWRAHRSYVVNIHHIREVVPWFKSSYQLRMDDRQQTEIPVSRAQTKRLKELFNL